A DNA window from Corynebacterium ciconiae DSM 44920 contains the following coding sequences:
- a CDS encoding dienelactone hydrolase family protein: MAENLKKHLSKLSKRGPHRVLVGDLSYAGIPGKVYTPAEGKGLPAVAFGHDWRQGIKRYHATLRHLASWGIVVVAPDTETGFAPDHRGFAADLETCMQIAAGVKLGQGNITVAPGKIGVVGHGMGAGAAILAAVDRELVKAVAAIYPSVTAPSCEEAARHVTAPGLVLSPGRGEFLDMGNPPKVAFNWGGDVAFRVVDKASQAGFHEAAARKLLTGIGGLEFGAQEAARGLVTGFLLHQLAGENKYSAFSAFAAEGKGVSAWTRQELREEVARHDPYVDSSPADSEQE; the protein is encoded by the coding sequence GTGGCTGAGAACTTGAAGAAACACCTAAGCAAACTGTCCAAGCGCGGCCCCCACCGGGTGCTCGTAGGGGATCTCTCCTACGCCGGCATCCCCGGCAAGGTGTACACCCCCGCCGAAGGTAAAGGACTGCCCGCAGTGGCCTTCGGCCATGACTGGCGCCAAGGCATCAAGCGCTATCACGCCACCCTGCGGCACCTGGCTAGCTGGGGCATTGTGGTGGTGGCTCCGGACACCGAAACCGGATTCGCCCCGGATCACCGCGGCTTCGCCGCCGATTTGGAAACCTGCATGCAGATCGCTGCGGGCGTAAAACTCGGCCAGGGAAACATTACTGTCGCTCCCGGCAAGATCGGGGTGGTGGGCCATGGCATGGGTGCCGGCGCCGCTATTCTCGCCGCCGTGGATCGCGAGCTAGTAAAGGCCGTGGCCGCCATTTATCCTTCTGTCACCGCCCCCTCCTGTGAGGAGGCTGCCCGCCACGTCACCGCCCCCGGGCTGGTGCTTTCCCCGGGCCGCGGCGAATTCTTAGACATGGGCAACCCGCCGAAGGTGGCCTTCAACTGGGGCGGCGATGTGGCCTTCCGCGTCGTGGATAAGGCCAGCCAGGCTGGTTTCCACGAGGCAGCCGCCCGCAAGCTGCTCACCGGTATCGGCGGGCTGGAGTTCGGCGCCCAGGAGGCGGCCCGCGGGCTCGTCACCGGCTTCCTGCTGCACCAGTTGGCTGGGGAGAACAAGTACTCCGCATTCTCTGCTTTCGCCGCCGAGGGCAAGGGTGTGAGCGCATGGACCCGCCAGGAGCTGCGCGAAGAGGTAGCTCGGCACGATCCCTACGTGGACTCCTCCCCCGCTGACTCCGAGCAGGAGTAG
- the glmS gene encoding glutamine--fructose-6-phosphate transaminase (isomerizing) — MCGIVGYIGHREGLDVALGALKRMEYRGYDSSGIAVADGSGSINAVKKAGKISNLEMRIDEEGAENFRGHTAVGHTRWATHGRPTDTNAHPHLSADGKVAIVHNGIIENFAVLRDELERSGVELLSETDSEVAAHMLAAAYNEGETKGDFQASALHVLNRLEGAFTLLFTHADHPDTIIAARRSTPLIVGIGEDEMFLGSDVAAFIEYTKDAVELGQDNVVVITRDSYEILNFDGTPTEGKPFTIDWDLSAAEKGGFDSFMMKEIHEQPAAVRDTLAGHFQDGRIVLDEQNFSQADLKAIDKIFVVACGSAYHSGLLAKYAIEHWARIPVEIEVASEFRYRDPVLDKNTLVVAVSQSGETADTLEAVRHAKSQGAKVLAVCNTNGAQIPRESDAVLYTHAGPEIGVASTKAFLAQVAANYIVGLALAQAKGTKYPDEITDIYRDLESIPEKIETLLAVEAETKRISEVLGAIRTMLFLGRGVGFPVALEGALKLKELAYIHAEGFPAGELKHGPIALIEDELPVVVVVPSPRGVKLLHSKIVSNIQEIRARGAKTIVIAEEGDDAVEPYANWLIRIPETSTIMQPLLATVPLQFLAAFIARECGNEDIDKPRNLAKSVTVE, encoded by the coding sequence ATGTGTGGAATCGTTGGATACATCGGTCATCGTGAAGGCTTGGACGTGGCGCTTGGCGCCCTCAAGCGCATGGAATACCGCGGCTATGACTCGTCGGGAATCGCCGTCGCTGATGGCTCGGGCAGCATCAATGCTGTGAAGAAGGCCGGCAAGATTAGCAACCTCGAAATGCGTATCGACGAGGAAGGCGCGGAGAACTTCCGCGGCCACACCGCCGTGGGGCACACCCGCTGGGCTACTCACGGCCGCCCCACTGATACCAACGCTCACCCGCACCTGTCCGCTGACGGCAAGGTGGCCATCGTGCACAACGGCATCATCGAGAACTTCGCGGTGCTGCGCGATGAGCTGGAGCGCAGCGGGGTGGAGCTGCTCTCGGAAACCGATTCGGAGGTGGCCGCCCACATGCTGGCCGCCGCCTACAACGAGGGCGAGACCAAGGGTGATTTCCAGGCCTCGGCACTGCATGTGCTCAACCGCCTCGAGGGCGCGTTCACGCTCCTGTTCACCCACGCTGACCACCCGGACACCATCATCGCCGCACGCCGTTCCACCCCGCTGATCGTGGGCATCGGCGAGGATGAGATGTTCCTCGGCTCGGATGTGGCGGCCTTCATCGAATACACCAAGGACGCAGTCGAGCTGGGCCAGGACAACGTGGTGGTCATCACCCGCGATTCCTATGAGATCCTCAACTTCGATGGCACCCCCACCGAGGGCAAGCCCTTCACCATCGACTGGGATCTGTCCGCAGCCGAGAAGGGCGGCTTCGATTCCTTCATGATGAAGGAGATTCACGAGCAGCCCGCCGCTGTGCGTGACACCCTGGCCGGCCACTTCCAAGACGGCCGTATTGTCTTGGACGAGCAGAACTTCAGCCAAGCTGATCTGAAGGCCATTGACAAGATTTTCGTGGTGGCCTGCGGCTCGGCCTATCACTCGGGTCTCTTGGCCAAGTACGCCATAGAGCACTGGGCTCGCATCCCCGTTGAGATTGAGGTGGCCAGCGAGTTCCGCTACCGCGACCCGGTGCTGGACAAGAACACCTTGGTGGTGGCTGTGTCCCAGTCCGGTGAGACCGCCGATACCTTGGAAGCTGTGCGGCACGCCAAGTCCCAGGGAGCGAAGGTGCTGGCGGTGTGCAATACCAACGGCGCCCAGATTCCGCGAGAGTCCGATGCGGTGCTTTACACCCACGCCGGCCCGGAGATCGGTGTGGCATCCACCAAGGCGTTTTTGGCGCAGGTGGCCGCCAACTACATCGTGGGTTTGGCTTTGGCGCAGGCGAAGGGCACCAAATACCCGGATGAGATCACCGATATTTATCGTGATTTGGAGTCCATTCCGGAGAAGATTGAAACCCTGCTCGCTGTGGAGGCAGAGACGAAGCGCATCTCCGAGGTGCTTGGCGCGATCCGCACGATGCTCTTCTTGGGGCGCGGCGTTGGTTTCCCCGTGGCCCTCGAGGGCGCGTTGAAGCTGAAGGAGCTGGCCTATATTCACGCCGAGGGATTCCCGGCGGGCGAGCTTAAGCACGGCCCGATCGCCTTGATCGAGGACGAGCTGCCGGTGGTTGTGGTGGTTCCCTCGCCGCGCGGGGTGAAGCTGCTGCATTCCAAGATCGTGTCCAATATTCAGGAGATTCGCGCCCGCGGTGCGAAGACGATCGTGATCGCCGAAGAGGGCGACGATGCAGTGGAGCCCTACGCCAACTGGCTCATCCGTATCCCCGAAACCTCCACGATCATGCAGCCGCTGCTGGCCACGGTGCCGCTGCAGTTCTTGGCGGCATTCATCGCCCGCGAGTGCGGCAACGAGGACATCGATAAGCCTCGTAACTTGGCTAAGTCCGTGACCGTGGAATAG